A window of Anomalospiza imberbis isolate Cuckoo-Finch-1a 21T00152 chromosome 4, ASM3175350v1, whole genome shotgun sequence contains these coding sequences:
- the S100P gene encoding protein S100-P isoform X2, with translation MSQLETAMGMTIAVFDQYARTDGNRQTLSKTELKTLLEKELPNFLASGKDKNAIDKVFKNLDENGDSQVDFKEFVIFVAALTCCCHKYFEQNAAK, from the exons ATGTCTCAGCTGGAAACTGCAATGGGAATGACCATTGCTGTCTTTGACCAGTATGCAAGGACTGATGGCAACAGGCAAACCCTCAGCAAAACAGAGCTAAAGACTCTGCTGGAAAAGGAGCTCCCAAATTTCCTTGCG tcCGGGAAGGACAAGAATGCTATTGATAAAGTCTTCAAGAACCTGGATGAAAATGGAGATTCCCAAGTGGATTTCAAAGAATTTGTCATCTTTGTGGCAGCTCTGACTTGCTGCTGTCACAAATATTTTGAGCAGAATGCAGCCAAATAG